In Pectinophora gossypiella chromosome 5, ilPecGoss1.1, whole genome shotgun sequence, a genomic segment contains:
- the LOC126366746 gene encoding protein lethal(3)malignant blood neoplasm 1, which translates to MFQLSRLSILVVILACFLQAQGADKYTDENRPYEFGFTIEGEQHRHEKKTEDGLIEGEFGFITADGVYHVTVYATDENGNFKILSMKNIRVKPYPTAPERKGNSLPFPPSVKKPLTQGPELAPPLPVQSCSSCSIPSTTKAPALTDYAVVSQDNPSYNQPENQYPQNPQYPGKSQYPGNYPQNSQYPENSQNPRYPDNSQNPQYPDNSQNPQYPDNSQYPQENYPQDNYPGQPQDYPQTSQQYPQQPLQAGERDPKQINIPPQFTGQDPNKPILISAQIQVVDKNTDIYSKGPGEREGLPNGLNKGDMTLLLYTFNYTVGFHGHHEEGYTNGAKKGYYYVTGRNGVRTRIDYEADERGFRPKITQELLDLASEDVPKPETEKDEKYGLKGYEFKWLYYPTDSKRR; encoded by the exons ATGTTCCAATTGAGCAGACTCTCCATCCTAGTAGTGATCCTGGCATGTTTCCTGCAGGCCCAGGGGGCTGACAAATACACCGATGAGAACAGACCCTACGAGTTCGGGTTTACAATTGAAGGGGAACAACACAGACATGAAAAGAAAA cTGAGGATGGTCTAATAGAGGGTGAGTTCGGCTTCATTACCGCTGACGGCGTGTACCATGTTACCGTTTATGCCACCGATGAGAACGGCAACTTCAAGATCCTGTCCATGAAGAACATTCGAGTGAAacctt ACCCCACAGCTCCCGAAAGAAAAGGAAACTCGCTTCCGTTCCCTCCATCTGTCAAGAAGCCTTTAACTCAAGGACCAGAATTGGCTCCACCACTACCAGTGCAGTCTTGTTCTTCTTGCAGCATTCCCTCCACTACGAAAGCACCCGCGCTAACCGACTACGCCGTGGTCTCTCAAGATAACCCAAGTTACAACCAGCCTGAAAACCAATACCCGCAAAATCCTCAATATCCAGGAAAGTCACAGTATCCAGGAAACTATCCGCAAAATTCTCAATATCCAGAAAATTCTCAAAATCCTCGATATCCTGATAATTCACAAAATCCTCAATATCCTGATAATTCACAAAATCCTCAATATCCTGATAACTCACAGTATCCTCAAGAGAACTACCCACAGGACAACTATCCCGGACAACCGCAAGATTACCCTCAAACTTCACAACAGTATCCCCAACAACCCTTACAGGCTGGTGAACGAGACCCGAAGCAGATCAATATCCCACCGCAATTCACTGGACAGGATCCGAACAAACCTATCCTTATCTCCGCTCAAATACAGGTCGTTGACAAGAACACAGACATCTACTCTAAAGGACCCGGAGAGAGGGAAGGTCTTCCAAACGGCTTGAACAAGGGAGATATGACGCTCCTTCTATACACGTTCAACTACACCGTCGGTTTCCACGGCCACCACGAGGAAGGATACACCAACGGAGCCAAAAAAGGTTACTATTACGTAACTGGCAGAAACGGAGTTAGAACACGAATTGATTACGAAGCTGATGAAAGAGGTTTCCGACCTAAAATTACTCAAGAGTTGCTTGACTTAGCGTCTGAGGACGTGCCCAAACCCGAAACCGAAAAGGACGAGAAATATGGTCTCAAAGGCTACGAATTTAAGTGGTTGTACTACCCAACGGATTCAAAAAGACGATAA